From Piliocolobus tephrosceles isolate RC106 chromosome 16, ASM277652v3, whole genome shotgun sequence, the proteins below share one genomic window:
- the C16H17orf58 gene encoding UPF0450 protein C17orf58 homolog translates to MNRLYLTPDGFFFRVHMLALDSSSCNKPCPEFKPGSRYIVMGHIYHKRRQLPTALLQVLRGRLRPGDGLLRSSSSYVKRFNRKREGQIQGAIHTQCI, encoded by the exons ATGAACCGCCTGTACCTCACCCCCGACGGCTTCTTCTTCCGAGTCCACATGTTAGCCCTGGACTCCTCCAGCTGCAATAAGCCGTGTCCAGAGTTTAAACCTG GCAGCAGGTATATTGTGATGGGCCACATCTACCATAAGAGACGGCAGCTCCCTACAGCTCTGCTCCAGGTCCTGAGAGGCCGCCTCCGACCAGGGGATGGACTgctgaggagcagcagcagctatGTGAAAAGGTTTAACCGAAAAAGGGAAGGGCAAATTCAAGGTGCAATTCATACCCAATGCATTTGA